The sequence below is a genomic window from Coriobacteriia bacterium.
CTGCCTCGAGCCCCCGGCCGCCGCATAGACGCTCGCGGTGCCGGTGTAGGCGAAGAGGTTGAGGAATCGCGTCCCGGAAGCCATGTCACGGACCATCCCGCGGGTGATGCGGTGGTCGAGGAAGATACCGGTGTCGAGGTAGTCGGACAGGTTCACGTCGAAGTGCAGCCCCGCTTCATCGACGGCGCCCGTGACGTTCGTGCGGGCGAATCGCGTGTACTGCGAGGTGCCACGCTGACGCTCGCGGATCTTGAGGAAGACGTCGCGCTCATCGACGCCGAGGATCTCGGGCACGATGGCGAGTACGTCGTCGAGGCGCCCGAGCGCCTTGGCGGGATCGATCTGAGGTGGCGGCGCGTACTCGGCGATGTGGATCCAGCGCCTGCCCTCGTCGGCGCCCGAGCCGTTGTAGACGTCGATGGCGACCGAGTAGTCGGGCAGATCGGCGTCGTAGACCCGGTAGCAGGTAACGCCGGCTTTGCGCGCCCACTTCTCGGTGTGGCGCGTCATCTTTCGCAGCCGGTTCGCGAACGCCTCGGCCGATGCATCGAGGATGCGGGCGGGCCGTGGCGTCGAAGGTTCGTCTCCACGGCGCTGCTGCTCGACCACCTCTGCACCACCCTCGGCGGCCGCCGTCTCGGCGACCTCCTGCACGCCCGCCGAGAACACGCGCACGGGCGACTCGATCTTTCCGTTGAAGAGCGTGTGCTCGCGGACTGGCGTGAGCGAGAGCCCGCGACCCAGATTCGCGTCGGGAGTGATCACGGCGAGCGTCCACTGGTCGCCCAATGAGCGCACGACCTCGCCCAGTTCGGCATAGAGCGCGGGCAGCGCGGCGCGAGAGCCGAGACGCTCGCCGTACGGCGGATTCGTGGCGAGCAGCCCGCTTGGCGCGTGCGCACCCTCAGCGGTGATCGGTGCTTCGACGTTCGCCAGCTCGCGTGTGCTCAGTGCGATCGCGCCTTCGAGCCCTGCTCGGCGGATGGCGTTCGTGGCGACTGCGATGGCGCGCGGATCCGAGTCGCTCGCCGCGATTGGCACGAGCGTCGCGAGTCCGGCCTCTCGGCGATCGGCGGCATCTTCTCGCATCTGCGCCCAGAGCGCTGCGTCATGCGCGAGCCAGCCGGTGATGCCCCAACGCCTGCGCGTGAGCCCCGGCGCGATGTCACCGGCGATCATCGCCGCCTCGATGGCGAGCGTGCCGGAACCGCACATCGGGTCGAGGAACGCACCGCCGGCCTTGGCAATGTCTCGCCATCCGGCCACGGCAAGCATCGCGGCAGCGAGGTTCTCCTTCATCGGCGCCTCGACTTGGACGCCCGGCTCCCGGTAGCCACGCTGGTGCAACGGCGGCCCGGACAGATCGATTGAGATGACGGCCTTCTCGCCACGCAGGACCACGTTGACGAGCAGGTCGGGCGCGGCCGTATCCACGTTGGGGCGTCTGCCGAAACGCTCGGTGAAGCGATCGGCGATAGCGTCCTTCACGCGAACGGCAGTGAACTGCGTGTTGCGCAGTGCGTCGTTCATGCCACCGGCGTCGACGGCGATCGTGCCGTCCGCCCGCACGTGATCCTCCCACGGCAACGCTCGCACGGCCTCGTAGAGCGCGTCGGCGCTGTCCGCCGGAACACGCGCGAGGGTGAGCAGGACCCGAGACGCGATTCGAGACCACAGCAGGGCACGATACGCGCTGCGCAGCTCGCCGCTGAACGACACACCGGAGGTCAGCGGTCGCACGCCGCGAACGCGAAGTGAGCGCAGCTCGTCGCCGAGCAGCGCTTCGGTGCCACGCGGACAGGGTGCGAAGAAGTCGAGGCGGTCGGTCACTTGGCGCGCATCAGTTTGGCGATGGCCGTTCGCACGGGAAGCTCGACCGCGACGAAACTGCCATAGACGCGCACCTTGCCCACAGTGAACTTGCGGGCGGCAATCTCGCTCGCCGCACCGGAGAACAGCTTGTCACCCGGAGTGCTCAGCATCACCGAGCCGGCCTGACCTTGTGCGACGGCGCAGGTGAGCAGCCCGGTCAAATCGCTTCCCGAGGAAACGCCGAGTCCACTCCAGCCAAGACCGGCGCCCGGTATCTTCGTGCTGTGCTGCGCGACCACCAGCGCCGTGTGATAGCGAGTGGGACCCCAGAGCCGGCTCACAATGAACCCACGCTTCTTGAGCGTCGCAACCAAGGACCTCGAGACCTGATAGTCGCTGCCCACCACGTAGATCCGCTTGATGCCCAGCGTCTTGAGGGCCGAGAGCGTCGCCGCGGGGACCGTGTAGCGGTGCGTGAGCAGGATGGGACGCCCCGTCTTGGAGGCGGCGGGCACCGCGGCCAGCCCACTTCCGTAGGCGTCCGGGCCCACGAGGTATGCGGTGTCGACCGGCGCCTTCTTGCGCGCCTTCATGATTGCAGCCGACGCACGAGCGCCCTCGGCTGCTGTGACGAAGCGATCCTTGCCCTGCACGCGCACGACCTCCACGCCAAGCGAAGCGATGCGCGAGGCGACCGCCGTCGACACGATTGAGCTGTCTCCCATCACATACACGCGCTTGGGAGCAAGCCGCTTGATGGCGGCGCTGGTAGTTGCGGGCAGGGAGGTCTTGGACACCAACAGCAGCGGACCGCCGCCCGCGCCGGCGATAGCTGCACCACCGAGATTGCCGGGCCACTCTTCCCCGCTCGCCACGACAAGCGAACTCACCGCCGCCGTGGAAGTGGCCGGGTAGGTCGCCCGCGTCGCAGCCACGGCCGTCTCGTAACGCGTCGTTCCGTAGATGGTCTGCTGACAGTCGACGTAGAAGTCGTCAATCTTCTTGTAGCGGTAGAGGCGATAGCCGTACGACAGCGAGTCGGAGTAGTCGCGCACAGTGCGCACCGTACCCGTCGAACTCCCCCGTTCCTCATAGGCGATGAAGTCGTCTTTCGCGTCATCTGCCCAGCCGACGAAGATCATCGTGTGCCCCGGCTGCTTGGTGCGCAGCACCACATCGCCTGGCAACACCGCTGCCTTGGACACGGTGGTCAACGCCGAGGGGTAGAGATCGCGGGTGGTACGCGAAAGCG
It includes:
- the rlmKL gene encoding bifunctional 23S rRNA (guanine(2069)-N(7))-methyltransferase RlmK/23S rRNA (guanine(2445)-N(2))-methyltransferase RlmL, whose translation is MTDRLDFFAPCPRGTEALLGDELRSLRVRGVRPLTSGVSFSGELRSAYRALLWSRIASRVLLTLARVPADSADALYEAVRALPWEDHVRADGTIAVDAGGMNDALRNTQFTAVRVKDAIADRFTERFGRRPNVDTAAPDLLVNVVLRGEKAVISIDLSGPPLHQRGYREPGVQVEAPMKENLAAAMLAVAGWRDIAKAGGAFLDPMCGSGTLAIEAAMIAGDIAPGLTRRRWGITGWLAHDAALWAQMREDAADRREAGLATLVPIAASDSDPRAIAVATNAIRRAGLEGAIALSTRELANVEAPITAEGAHAPSGLLATNPPYGERLGSRAALPALYAELGEVVRSLGDQWTLAVITPDANLGRGLSLTPVREHTLFNGKIESPVRVFSAGVQEVAETAAAEGGAEVVEQQRRGDEPSTPRPARILDASAEAFANRLRKMTRHTEKWARKAGVTCYRVYDADLPDYSVAIDVYNGSGADEGRRWIHIAEYAPPPQIDPAKALGRLDDVLAIVPEILGVDERDVFLKIRERQRGTSQYTRFARTNVTGAVDEAGLHFDVNLSDYLDTGIFLDHRITRGMVRDMASGTRFLNLFAYTGTASVYAAAGGSRQTTTVDLSATYTEWAGHNMAANGFGGTEHRLIQADVLQWLEAALRAEERFDLVFCDPPTFSNSKRMVDTWDVQRDHVHLITRICRLLAPGGTLVFSCNRRKFALDAPALEAAGLAIENVTAATIPR